Within Triticum dicoccoides isolate Atlit2015 ecotype Zavitan chromosome 1B, WEW_v2.0, whole genome shotgun sequence, the genomic segment CGCTCCCTTATGGGGCTGGCTCATATAGCAAGCGATGCACTCTAGCGAGCCGGGTCACTGCAGAGAGTAGGCTACTGTAGCAGACGGGCTTTGTATGTCCAGTGTCCTGTAGCAACCGAGTTTTAGTGGTTTAAAATTTCAAGCTTTTTTTGTAAAACGAATATTTTTTGAGAACGCAAACAATTTccaaaatttatgaacattttttgaaattccgtacattttttgaaattggaacattTTTTGAGACCTAGAAACATTTTCTTAAATCAAACTTTTTATTAAAAAgcaaacttttttaagctcccgaacaaaaattgaaacatgaacatatttttagaATTTGCAAACAATTCTTTAAatggaaacattttttgaaactccccaTAAAAAttgaaagcatgaacattttttggaaattggcaaatttttttttgaaaatggggACATTTTTGAAACTCCCCAAAAAAttgaaagcatgaacattttttggaaattggcaaacaaattttgaaaatgggaACAGTTTTTGAAACTCCTAAACACAATTTGAAAAGTttaacattttttgaacttatGGATTTGTTTTTAAAAAGCAAACACTTTTTTTATAATATGCGAACATTTTTTCGAAAATGAAgaacattttatttatttattaacaaATATTGATAagaagaacattttttgaacttataaaacatttttagaattttagaaaagaatttgaaattctgaagaacaaaaagaaaattaaaaaagaagaaaaaggaattgAAAAATGAAATAAAcaaacagaaaaacaaataaagaaaaagaaaaaaagaaacaggaaaaagaaaaaagaaaaacaaacagaaaaaactaGTGAAAAAACCGGTTCaagaagcttctagaaggttcccaaaaccgtttAGGACCTTCCCAAAACCGGAGGCTGTAGCACGTGCGAAATCTCctaattgggccggcccatctcgATCGCTAGCTCGCTCGCCTCTGTGCGAAGCAGCGGCAACTTGACGCAACGAGCGTCCGTTAGGATTTTCCGTCGCAGAAGGTAtccctaaaaaaaataaaaaacttgtCGCAGTAGGCGCTGAGGAGGAGGTCTCATAAGAGAGCCTATCCGCCTATCGTCTCTTCTTGGTGAAAAGCCTGATTCTGGATCTGGATCTCAACCTCCGCTCTCCTGAGTCGCAAGAAGAATTCTCATCCCGTCGACAAAGTGTAAGGTGAGCTTAAATTTTCAGCAGAACAATCGAAATTTCAGAATAACATCGTGATGTTGTAAATCCTGCGTTTGCACTTTTCAGATCGATGGGGAACAATCTGACGCGCCGTCCCGAACGGATCTTTGATGATGGGCGCGGAGAAGGAATAGGGACCGTTCTGATCAATAGCGGCTGCAAGCCAAGCTTGATTTGCCATTGTAAATTATCCCGCAACGATATTCTGAAGCCGATTATTTGGCAGCACATGGACGACAACGATTCTCATCCCCAACCAACCCGCCCCGAAGTATTTTCAGATCCATCAGGCGGCTCCCCCCGAAAGTTAATCCGCAGCAGACAGATAGCATCAAAAGATCCGTTTGGAATCCTTCCAGAGGTGTGTTTGTTATCATCAAATACTCTTATTGTCTAAAAGATTTAACTTTATTTTCCGTTCTGTTTCTaacacgtgatttgtcaacttgttctaacctgttgttgctgctgctacagGAATTGTTGTGCACTATCCTGTCAAAACTGGATCTGAAAGAGGCTGCAAAGACTAGTATTCTGTCTAGTacatggaggcatacctggaaACATTATCCTAAACTAACCTTCGATATTTTGACTATGTGCGGTGGTAAATACAAGACCAGGGAGCAGCGGCATATCCAGACGCCCGAATGTGTGGACAGGGTGCATTATGTCCAGCAATTCGTCAATATTGTGAACACAATATTGTACCAGCACCAGGGCAAGACAATTGAACGGTTTGAGCTCAGATTGACTGTTGATGTGCTTGCCCAACTATTTGATCAGCTTGATGATTGGGTTCGTTATGCGGTTTCATCACGGACAAAGAATCTAATTCTTCATGTGTCGCTAACCCCTCTCGACGTGTTCCATTATAAACGGTATGTTTTTCCAGTGCAATTGTTGGACGCTGGAAGTTGCCTGCAGCATATTCAGCTTGCCCATGTATTGCTCAAAGTGCCTTCTCAGTTTGTCGGTTTTCCAAATCTGAGGAGGCTTGGTCTATACTCCACACGTGTGTCTGCAAGtgatatgcaatgtatggtgtccaATTGCCCTAATATAGAGTGGTTGGATCTGTTTATGGTTCATCTAAACGATGAACTCAAAGTGGACAGGCCATTGTCCTGCCTGCTATACCTTCGTCTGAGTGACTGCAGGGTAACTACGATAGAACTCAACGCCCCCAAGCTCCAAACCTTT encodes:
- the LOC119321340 gene encoding F-box/FBD/LRR-repeat protein At1g13570-like, with translation MGNNLTRRPERIFDDGRGEGIGTVLINSGCKPSLICHCKLSRNDILKPIIWQHMDDNDSHPQPTRPEVFSDPSGGSPRKLIRSRQIASKDPFGILPEELLCTILSKLDLKEAAKTSILSSTWRHTWKHYPKLTFDILTMCGGKYKTREQRHIQTPECVDRVHYVQQFVNIVNTILYQHQGKTIERFELRLTVDVLAQLFDQLDDWVRYAVSSRTKNLILHVSLTPLDVFHYKRYVFPVQLLDAGSCLQHIQLAHVLLKVPSQFVGFPNLRRLGLYSTRVSASDMQCMVSNCPNIEWLDLFMVHLNDELKVDRPLSCLLYLRLSDCRVTTIELNAPKLQTFIFQGRLVPIHLGESSELHNIVIHSYTLTLEQAICSFADAYPLVQRLTLCHTCALPKFPWRLDNTSSFSHLRYLQLLLNIFSEHANDILSIAYFLEAAPFLQEFDLEFRSSCMDVVPGPLRIFPYGQDKYKYLTIFRVFEFRGEKSKVELIVHVVQNAPSLENLTIDPRRQHVLDDSPASEAEEKRLSEIRHIAKSLIGIKLSPKTKFNVV